The Thermosynechococcus sp. HN-54 DNA segment TGCAGGTGTATCGCCACGGTCAATTGCAAGAAATTGTTAAGAATTCTCAAGACCCGTAAAGTTCGCTTGTTAGAATAGCTGCACTGTAACGCTGAATTGAGGTTTGTTTCGATGCGCTATACCACCGATGAGGGCGGTCGTCTCAACAACTTTGCTATTGAACCCAAGGTCTATCAAGCGCAGCCTTGGACGCCGCAGCAAAAAGTACGGGCAGCCCTATTGGTTCTGGGGGGCTTGCTCTTAGTGGCAGGCTTGGTGGCGATCGCCGTCGGAGTGAGCTAATCTGCTTTGTCTTGGTTTTGATACGAGCGATGCCACACTGGTGGCCGGTCTCTATGATTTAGGGTCAGATCAACTGCTGGCGGTGAAAACATGGTCCTTGGGTCGAGAACTGGCCAGCCAACTTCACCCCTGCCTTGGGGAACTCATGGGTCGCTTCACTTGGGGTGAACTAGGGACGATCGCCATTGGCTGTGGGCCGGGCAGCTTTACAGGAACGCGCTTGGGGGTAGTGACTGCCCGCATCCTAGCCCAACAACTGGAAGTTCCCCTTTTGGGTCTGTCTAGCCTTGGCACAATGGCGTGGCACTATCGTGATGAACTCCTAGAACAGGATGGGATGGTGTCGCGTCGTGCCCAGCAGGGGCATCAGTACCTTGGCATTTACCGTTATCAGGGGGGGAGTCTCAACTCTCTTTGGGGCGATCGCCTGCTGGCAGACCACGAAGCAGAAACGCTTTTAGCCACTTGGCCTCACCCCTCCAAACGCCTGAGTCCCCCCAACCCCACTGACTATGGCCGCGCTCTCCTGACATGGGCAGCCCAACAGTGGCACGATACACTAAGGGCAGGGGAAAAGCTCCCCCATTGGTCAAGCGTGGTGCCCCTCTATGGCAAATAACTGGGAACTCGGTCGCTTTCTCGATACACTGCGCTTTTTTCAAACCCTCCCCTTTGTGGGAACGCTGGAGCCACTCCGCCCTGTGCTGTCACCCCTTCTACCGGATCTCTTTAAGCCGCCTGCCTATCGGGGCAGTGGTCTGGTTGTGGTGATGGGGGCAACGGGTCGAACTGGTCAAGCAGTGGTGAAAACCCTCTTGGGTCAAGGTTATGCGGTGCGGGCAGGGGTGCGCGATCGCGCCAAAGCGGAACGGGTGCTGCCCCCAAATCCCTTTTTGGAAATCGTAGTTGCTGACGTGACTCAGCCTCTGCCGGAGGATCTCTTGCAGGGCAGTCGGGCGGTGATTAACTGTGTCGGCGCAAAGGTACAGCCCAACCCCAACGCGCCACCCCCCGGCCTTGAAATTGTTGGTGACAGCCCAGAGGCGGTTGAATTTGAGGGGATGCGGCATCTGTTGGAACGTGCCCAACCCTATTTTCAAAGTCAACCCAACACCTATCCCCTCTTTGACTATCGCTATCCCACGCCCCCGCTGAAGGAAGTTTGGGGTGCCCTCGATGATGTGGTGATGGGCGGTGTCAGTGCTAGCCAGTTCTATCTCAAGGAACACAGTGCCCTCTTCACAGGGCTGGTTTCTACGGAAAATTCTGGGGGGTTTGTCTCGATTCGCACCCGCAACCTCACCCCATCCCTGAATCTCCAAGGTTATACCGGTATTCAACTGCGGGTTCGCGGCGATGGCCAGCGCTATAAATTTTTCCTGCGCAGTGACCCCGCTTGGGATGGCGTCGGCTATGCCATGTCCTTTGATACAGTGGCCGATCAGTGGATCACGGTCCAGTTGCCCTTTAGCCATTTTATTCCGGTGTTTCGGGCACGCACCGCCACCAATGCGCCGCCCCTGAATGTGGGGCAAATTTACTCGCTGCAACTGATGCTCAGCAAATTTGAGTATGATGGCGCCCTCAACCCCCACTTCCGCCCTGGCACCCTCAGCTTGGAGATTGAGTCGATCCAAGCCTATGGGGGCTTGCCCTTGCCCCGCGTGATTCAGATGAGTTCTGCGGGGGTGACCCGTCCGCAACAACCCGATCTTGACCTGAAGGGGCAGCCCTTGGCGGTTCAATACAACAACCAACTGGGGGGCATCCTGACATGGAAGCTGGCAGCAGAAAATATGCTGCGCCAAAGTGGCCTTCCCTATACGATCGTTCGCCCCTGTGGTCTGACGGATCAGCCCGGTGGCAAAGAACTGCGCCTTGATCAGGGCGATCGCCTGACGGGTTCTCTGAGTCGTGAAGATTTGGCCGCGTTTCTGGCCAGCTTGCTGAATTTGCCCGTGGCCTGCCATCGCACGGTGGAAGTGGTGGCCACAGACCAAGCCGCAGAAGCCTATCCCAATTGGGCGGCACGCCTTGCGCAAATCCCTAGCGATCGCCCCTAGGAGACAGTGTCAAATGGTGCGGTTTCTCCATGTTGCCGATGTCCACCTTGGCTGCAACAAATATCGCCAAGAGAATGCCAACCGTACATTTGACTTTTTCACCGCCTTTGACAGTGCCCTACAAACCTATGCCATCGAAGCCCAGGTGGATTTTGTCCTGATTGCCGGTGATCTCTTTGAGGAGCGGCTGATTACCCCCGGCATTCTCAATCAAGCGGAGTATGTCCTCGACAAGGTGCGCTCAGCAGGAATTCCCGTGCTGGCGATCGAGGGCAACCACGACAACCGCCCCTACGGTGTCAAGTCCAACTGGCTCCGCTATCTCTGTGAAAAAGACTATCTCTATCTTTTGGAACCCGATGAAACGGGTACTCTCCATCCTTGGGATTCAGAAACGGCTCAGGGGGGGTATATTGATCTTCCCTGCGGTGTGCGGGTGATTGGCTCCCAGTGGTATGGTGCCAGTGCCCCCCGTGCAATTGAGCGCCTTGCTGAGCAAATTCAGGCCTTGCCGCCTACTGCTGGTGCCACCCTCCTCCTCTTTCACCACGGCCTTGAGGGTCAAATTGCCCGCTATCAAGGAGCCTTGCGCTACACTGACCTATTGCCGCTGCGCCGAGCCGGTGTTGATTACTTGGCCTTGGGGCATATTCATCGCTACTACACGGCGGAAAATTGGATTTTTAATCCCGGTTCCGTTGAAGCCAACTCCATCGAAGAAAATCAACAGCAAAATCGGCGCGGTGTTCTCCTAGTTACCCTCAGCAATGGCCAGCCCCAAGCGGAACTAAAGCAGGACTATTGGCAACGCCCGATTTGTCGTTACACGCTCAAGCTCTCCCCCAGCGATACCGTGACCCAAGTCGAGAGCCAACTGCGGCAGCTGGTGCAACAGCATCGAGCAGAGATGGCAGAGGCCATTGTTGAGATTCGCCTCCAAGGAGAAGTTGGATTTGAGCGCCGTGAGTTATCTGTGCGATCGCTCCAAGGGGAACTGCAAGAGCTGTCTGGGGCTTTTATTTTTCGCTTGGGGTTTGCAGCAACCCCCGTTGCCTATCAAACCTACCGGGATACCACCGCTGAGCCACCGCCTCGTGCCCAAATCGAAGAACAGGTGTTTACGGATCTGCTCGCCAGTGTTGCTGCGTATCGCGATCGCGCCGCACCCTTGGCAAAGGTTTTGATGCAAATGAAAGCGGATCTCCTCCAGCCCCATGCGAATATTCCTGCCCTCTATGAATGGCTGGCCAACTTATCCCTAGAGAGTTAAGGTTGAGGGGGTAAGGGGACGAGGGGTTGATTCGCTAAATTCGCCAATTGCACCGCGGGAGACTGTAACAGGGCTTGCCATTTTTGCTGCACTTGGGTATCTTCCGGCTGCGCCAGCCGTTGTTTGGCCAGTTGATTGAGCGCATCGTACCAGTAGCCCGCCATGGCAAAGGCAGCAGCCGCATCCCTTGCTTGGACAATTCGCTGCTGTTGGCTTGGCGATAAAGGCATCAGTCGAAACCAGCTGGCGGTTTTGATGGCTGTGGTGCCATTGGTGCAGGTGAGGGTCAGCTCCCACTGGTAGTCCACACCCTTTTTGAGCGAGACATTCTCCACAGGCCAGCCAACGATGCCCGCTTCGGTCGGGGCAGGACGCTCTTGGCGATAGACTTCTGTGCCTTGGGAATCCCGCAGCGTCAAGGTTAAGGCTGCGCCCCTGTTGGCAGGAATAAAGCTATAGAGGGTGGGGGTGGGAGTGCTGCTGAGACCATTGTTATCCTTGGGCACAAGGGCAACCACGGTTTGCTTTGGCTCAGTCAGACAGCTCTCGGTGCCACCGGTACTCTCGCGCAATAGCATGGGGCGAGCAATCCGCGTTGCCGCTCCTTCACGGTTACCGGGGCGGCCAATGTTGGCAGGTGGACGATAACTCGCCCAAGAGGCATGGGCGATCGCCCCCATCATCACCACTGCCAAACTCAGGGGAACAGCAATGGAACGAATCCCCAACGGAATAACCATATCACTTCATCCTCAAAAGTTGTGCCATCAATGCATTAGGACGCCACTCAACAGGGGATGCGGGTGCTGTCTAAAAGCCAAAGAGGCCGCGGATGACACTGACACCTGTATTGACCGTATTCAGAATCGAATTGATGTTCTCAATGCGATCGCGACTATCGGGTTGACTCGGTGCCGTCACAACCACAGGCGCAGTGCTACTGGCGATCGCCTGATTATCCACTTGCAGCGATAGGAAGATACCTGCCGCCGGCGCCCCTGCTAAGAAGGTGTTAATGGGAATGGCATAGTTGAACCCCGGCTTAATCAGACTGGCAATACTGGCTGCGGCCTCTGGACTCAAGCCTTGGCGCTCAAGGGAACGGGGGTCTTCGGTATCCCCTAGGCCATGCACCCCAACCACACGCCCGGCACTATCTAGAACAGGGCCTCCACTCATGCCGCGACGGGTCACGTTGGTGTAAATCATTTTGTAGCCATCAATGGGTTCAATCAAAAAGCCGGAGATACGACCATCGGTAAACTGCCGCACCAACTGACCACTGCCGCCCGGTTGCGGCCACCCGGAAATAAAGACCTGTGACCCCTCCTTGGCCAAGTCCGAGTTTGTCAGCGTAGCCACCTGATAGTCTTTCTTTTCGCTTGTGAATTCCACAATAGCTAAATCCGTATTCGGCAAAAATTTAATCTTATTGAAATCAACGGCATAGGCCTGCTGATCAATGGGAATCACGCGGTAATTATCCTTGCGATTAACAACGTGCTTTGCCGTAAGCACATAGTAGGTCGAGCCGGAACGGGAAATAATCGCGCCAGAACCATGGGAATCTTTCCCCACAATCAAGACCGTAATGTTGCGGGCAATCTCGTTAATTTGTTCACCACTCAGGGGTTGGACTTGACCCACTGCGGGTAAAGCCATTGCCACTAACCCCGTCGCGCCTAGCGTCGCACTCCTCACCCATGCGTAGTTCATAAGACTTCCCTAGCTAACGACACCGATAGGACGATTCTAAAGGGGAAATTGTTTCGCAGTCAGTGATATTGATCAACTATCCCTTGTGCGTTCAGTCCAACTCGCGCTCTGGGGGCAGTTTCCGTGTGGTTAGTGATCGTATTTGATTAATTTAATTCCCCAATTGCCGTTGAATTCACGCCTCTAAATGGGAGGTGAGAAAGGCAATCACTTGATCTAGACCAACGCCCGTTTTCAGGTTCGTCATCACATAGGGGCGATCGCCCCGCATTTTTAGAGTATCCCGTTTCATCACTTCCAAATCAGCACCCACATAGGGTGCAAGATCAATTTTATTAATCACTAGTAAATCGGACTTAGTAATCCCCGGCCCGCCCTTGCGGGGAATTTTATCGCCGGCAGCCACATCAATGACATAGATGGTTAAATCCACGAGTTCTGGGCTAAAGGTTGCTGCCAAATTATCGCCGCCGCTTTCAACAAAGATGAGATCTAAAGGCTGAAGCGCTGACTCTAATTGCTGAATCGCCGCTAAATTGAGGGAAGCATCTTCCCGAATAGCAGTGTGGGGGCATCCCCCCGTTTCAACGCCGAGAATTCGCTCTGGGGGAAGGGCTTGGGAACGCACTAAAAACTGGGCATCCTCTTGCGTGTAAATATCATTGGTCACGACCGCTAGGCGGTAGCGATCGCGCAAAGCTTTACAAAGGGCATCCACAAGGGCGGTTTTACCTGACCCCACAGGTCCTGCCACACCCACTCGCAATGCTGTTTCTGCCATTGGCTCAATCCTTCTCAATTCGATAGCCCAACTCCATCAAACGCAACCGATCCTGCCGCCAGCGGGGGCGCACCTTCACAAAGAGTTCTAGATAGATTTTGCCGCCAATGAGCGTTTCAATTTCTTGGCGGGCAGCCGTGCCCATTTGTTTGAGCAACTGACCCCCTTGGCCAATAACGATTGCCCTTTGACTGGGACGCTCCACATAAATGGCGGCGTTGACACGGGTAATGTGGCGCTCCTGCTGCACCTGTTCAATCGTCACTGCCACCGAATGCGGCACCTCTTCGCGAGTGTGGTGCAAAATTTGCTCACGGATCAATTCCGCCATGATAAATCGCTCTGGCTGATCGGTCACCATCTCTGGCGGGTAGTAATAGGGGCCGAGGGGCAACTGCTGCTCGATCGCCCCCTGAAGCGCAGCAACTCCTTCGCCCGTGAGAGCTGAGCAGGCATAGACTGGCCAAGGACCGAGGGTTTGATACGCCTGTTGTCGCTGTTCTCGCTCCCCTTCTAGCAGCAGGTCAATTTTGTTGATCGCCAAAAGCACAGGGGATTGTGTTTTAGCCAGTAATTCTGCTACGTAGCGATCGCCCCGACCAGGAGGACTGGCGGCATCCACCACAAAGACAATGGCATCCACCCGATTCAGCACCCCCTTGGCATTGTGCACTAGCACCTCTCCGAGGCGATGGTGGGGCTTATGGATGCCCGGTGTATCCACAAAAATAAATTGCGCCGTTGCCGTTGTCAGGATGCCCCGCAAGCGATTGCGCGTGGTTTGCGCCACCGGTGAGGTAATGGCCACCTTTTGTCCCAAGAGATGATTAAAGAGCGTTGATTTGCCCACATTGGGGCGCCCCACGAGGGCAACAAAGCCAGAGCGAAAGTCTGGCGGCGCAACGGGAATAGGAGCGATCGCTTCCACAGCAGCCTCTATTGATTGGGAACAGGGGGTGGCAATGGCAAGGGTTCAGGCGTTTTCTCCGTCCTCAGAACCGGTTCTTCTACTGGTTGAGTGGCCAAGCCCACACGATTGCCTCCCACTGAGCGCAGCAGATCCAAGACTTGAATCACTTCGTTGTAGCTGACCACTTTTGAAGCCCGCAAAATCACCATTCCTTGGGGATTGGTTTTCAAATAGGTGGCCAAACGTTCATACAGCTCACTGCGGTTCACGGGGTCTTTATCCACAAAGAGTTGCCCCGCCGGGTCAATGCTCACCACCAGCATCTTTTGCGACTGCGCTTGGCTAGTACTGGCTTGGGGCAGATTCAAGGTAATCGCCTGCTGCCGTGTGAGGCTCACTGCTGCCAAGATGAAGAACGTCAGAATGCAAAAGACCACATCAATCAGGGGCAGCATTTCAATACGCACATTTTCACTGTCAGTGGGCAAATGAATCTTCACGGCCATTCCTCAACCACGCTGCCTTAATGATAAAACTCTGAGCAAACAGAGTAGGATCAAAAGGTTTCCTGCCAATGCAGCTATGACCAGTGCAACGCCCCAGCCCGGACAATTGATTGTGATTACTGGCCCCAGCGGTGTGGGTAAAGGAACCCTCCTGCGGCAACTGCGACAGCGACATCCAGAACTTGCCCTTTCGGTTTCAGCCACAACTCGCCCCCCGCGTCCCACAGAGGTTGAAGGGGTGGATTACTACTTTGTCTCCGTGGAAGAATTTCAAGCAATGATTGCTGCGGGGAAACTCTTGGAATGGGCGGAATTTGCAGGTCATTACTACGGTACACCGCGGGATCCACTGCTGCAACTCATTGAGCAGGGGCAAACGGTCATCCTAGAGATTGAGCTACAAGGGGCACGCCAAGTTCGTCAGTCCTACCCCCAAGCCCGCCACATCTTCATTCTGCCGCCCTCCCTTGAGGAGCTGGAGTATCGGCTG contains these protein-coding regions:
- the psb34 gene encoding photosystem II assembly protein Psb34, encoding MRYTTDEGGRLNNFAIEPKVYQAQPWTPQQKVRAALLVLGGLLLVAGLVAIAVGVS
- the tsaB gene encoding tRNA (adenosine(37)-N6)-threonylcarbamoyltransferase complex dimerization subunit type 1 TsaB; this translates as MAGLYDLGSDQLLAVKTWSLGRELASQLHPCLGELMGRFTWGELGTIAIGCGPGSFTGTRLGVVTARILAQQLEVPLLGLSSLGTMAWHYRDELLEQDGMVSRRAQQGHQYLGIYRYQGGSLNSLWGDRLLADHEAETLLATWPHPSKRLSPPNPTDYGRALLTWAAQQWHDTLRAGEKLPHWSSVVPLYGK
- a CDS encoding CIA30 family protein, which gives rise to MANNWELGRFLDTLRFFQTLPFVGTLEPLRPVLSPLLPDLFKPPAYRGSGLVVVMGATGRTGQAVVKTLLGQGYAVRAGVRDRAKAERVLPPNPFLEIVVADVTQPLPEDLLQGSRAVINCVGAKVQPNPNAPPPGLEIVGDSPEAVEFEGMRHLLERAQPYFQSQPNTYPLFDYRYPTPPLKEVWGALDDVVMGGVSASQFYLKEHSALFTGLVSTENSGGFVSIRTRNLTPSLNLQGYTGIQLRVRGDGQRYKFFLRSDPAWDGVGYAMSFDTVADQWITVQLPFSHFIPVFRARTATNAPPLNVGQIYSLQLMLSKFEYDGALNPHFRPGTLSLEIESIQAYGGLPLPRVIQMSSAGVTRPQQPDLDLKGQPLAVQYNNQLGGILTWKLAAENMLRQSGLPYTIVRPCGLTDQPGGKELRLDQGDRLTGSLSREDLAAFLASLLNLPVACHRTVEVVATDQAAEAYPNWAARLAQIPSDRP
- a CDS encoding exonuclease SbcCD subunit D, translating into MVRFLHVADVHLGCNKYRQENANRTFDFFTAFDSALQTYAIEAQVDFVLIAGDLFEERLITPGILNQAEYVLDKVRSAGIPVLAIEGNHDNRPYGVKSNWLRYLCEKDYLYLLEPDETGTLHPWDSETAQGGYIDLPCGVRVIGSQWYGASAPRAIERLAEQIQALPPTAGATLLLFHHGLEGQIARYQGALRYTDLLPLRRAGVDYLALGHIHRYYTAENWIFNPGSVEANSIEENQQQNRRGVLLVTLSNGQPQAELKQDYWQRPICRYTLKLSPSDTVTQVESQLRQLVQQHRAEMAEAIVEIRLQGEVGFERRELSVRSLQGELQELSGAFIFRLGFAATPVAYQTYRDTTAEPPPRAQIEEQVFTDLLASVAAYRDRAAPLAKVLMQMKADLLQPHANIPALYEWLANLSLES
- a CDS encoding DUF928 domain-containing protein, which produces MVIPLGIRSIAVPLSLAVVMMGAIAHASWASYRPPANIGRPGNREGAATRIARPMLLRESTGGTESCLTEPKQTVVALVPKDNNGLSSTPTPTLYSFIPANRGAALTLTLRDSQGTEVYRQERPAPTEAGIVGWPVENVSLKKGVDYQWELTLTCTNGTTAIKTASWFRLMPLSPSQQQRIVQARDAAAAFAMAGYWYDALNQLAKQRLAQPEDTQVQQKWQALLQSPAVQLANLANQPLVPLPPQP
- a CDS encoding serine protease; this encodes MNYAWVRSATLGATGLVAMALPAVGQVQPLSGEQINEIARNITVLIVGKDSHGSGAIISRSGSTYYVLTAKHVVNRKDNYRVIPIDQQAYAVDFNKIKFLPNTDLAIVEFTSEKKDYQVATLTNSDLAKEGSQVFISGWPQPGGSGQLVRQFTDGRISGFLIEPIDGYKMIYTNVTRRGMSGGPVLDSAGRVVGVHGLGDTEDPRSLERQGLSPEAAASIASLIKPGFNYAIPINTFLAGAPAAGIFLSLQVDNQAIASSTAPVVVTAPSQPDSRDRIENINSILNTVNTGVSVIRGLFGF
- the ureG gene encoding urease accessory protein UreG, which gives rise to MAETALRVGVAGPVGSGKTALVDALCKALRDRYRLAVVTNDIYTQEDAQFLVRSQALPPERILGVETGGCPHTAIREDASLNLAAIQQLESALQPLDLIFVESGGDNLAATFSPELVDLTIYVIDVAAGDKIPRKGGPGITKSDLLVINKIDLAPYVGADLEVMKRDTLKMRGDRPYVMTNLKTGVGLDQVIAFLTSHLEA
- the era gene encoding GTPase Era, which produces MEAIAPIPVAPPDFRSGFVALVGRPNVGKSTLFNHLLGQKVAITSPVAQTTRNRLRGILTTATAQFIFVDTPGIHKPHHRLGEVLVHNAKGVLNRVDAIVFVVDAASPPGRGDRYVAELLAKTQSPVLLAINKIDLLLEGEREQRQQAYQTLGPWPVYACSALTGEGVAALQGAIEQQLPLGPYYYPPEMVTDQPERFIMAELIREQILHHTREEVPHSVAVTIEQVQQERHITRVNAAIYVERPSQRAIVIGQGGQLLKQMGTAARQEIETLIGGKIYLELFVKVRPRWRQDRLRLMELGYRIEKD
- a CDS encoding biopolymer transporter ExbD, with protein sequence MAVKIHLPTDSENVRIEMLPLIDVVFCILTFFILAAVSLTRQQAITLNLPQASTSQAQSQKMLVVSIDPAGQLFVDKDPVNRSELYERLATYLKTNPQGMVILRASKVVSYNEVIQVLDLLRSVGGNRVGLATQPVEEPVLRTEKTPEPLPLPPPVPNQ
- the gmk gene encoding guanylate kinase, yielding MTSATPQPGQLIVITGPSGVGKGTLLRQLRQRHPELALSVSATTRPPRPTEVEGVDYYFVSVEEFQAMIAAGKLLEWAEFAGHYYGTPRDPLLQLIEQGQTVILEIELQGARQVRQSYPQARHIFILPPSLEELEYRLRSRGQDSEEAIARRLAQAKTEIAAAPEFDVQIVNDDLEKSLIALETAILSPAP